The Zingiber officinale cultivar Zhangliang chromosome 10A, Zo_v1.1, whole genome shotgun sequence genome contains a region encoding:
- the LOC122026568 gene encoding leucine-rich repeat extensin-like protein 3 has protein sequence MGTGQRRNISRRQIDIRRGTCVPIPRRGEGRPCKRALESLATESPKRSIGIEAVNQGQTSHDTAGASGARILTVHSPKLPTPTVSTVPPAVPSATYSAPPPAVPVTTYLTPPPPVPATTYLAPATPVTLVPTTYSAPTPAVPVAPYLVPPPTVPPAAPAYIDPAVPPVVPALAYATAPWVPPSTYPAVPLVVPAPVVPPVLAAIPIHPTDMVAARARIQALAESMKSRFMLFRGETDPSVA, from the exons ATGGGAACTGGACAGCGACGaaatatctccagacggcaaatag ATATAAGGCGAGGTACATGTGTTCCCATACCGAGACGTGGTGAAGGACGACCATGCAAGAGGGCGTTGGAGTCTTTGGCGACGGAGTCGCCAAAGAGGTCTATTGGGATTGAGGCTGTCAATCAGGGACAGACTTCTCAtgatactgcgggcgcgtcgggcgcTCGGATTTTGACGGTTCATTCTCCAAAGTTACCCACACCTACAGTATCCACTGTACCACCAGCAGTACCATCTGCGACATACTCGGCCCCTCCACCAGCAGTTCCTGTTACTACGTACCTGACACCACCGCCACCTGTGCCTGCTACTACGTATCTGGCACCAGCAACACCGGTTACACTTGTGCCTACTACATACTCGGCACCCACACCAGCAGTACCAGTTGCTCCTTATctggtaccaccacctaccgtacctccagctgctCCTGCATATATTGATCCTGCAGTGCCACCAGTGGTACCTGCCCTCGCTTATGCAACAGCACCATGGGTACCTCCCTCGACCTATCCAGCGGTACCACTTGTagtaccagctccagtggttccaccAGTTCTCGCGGCGATCCCTATtcaccctactgatatggttgcaGCACGAGCTCGGATCCAAgctttggcagagtcgatgaagagcaGATTCATGCTATTTCGCGGAGAGACAGATCCGAGTGTAGCTTAG